From Virgibacillus ihumii, the proteins below share one genomic window:
- a CDS encoding type 1 glutamine amidotransferase domain-containing protein, with the protein MSRHIAVLVTDMVEEIELTDPVKAYKEAGHTVDIISNEAKKTINGKNGDEIQADRGIDEVNANDYDALLVPGGFSPDLLRINPKNSEFAKTFFQDNKPIFSICHGPQFLVNTDQLKGRELTSFVSVRKDLENAGATVKDEEVIVDGNLVTSRTPDDLPAFNRESLKLLEK; encoded by the coding sequence ATGAGTCGACACATTGCAGTCCTTGTAACAGACATGGTAGAAGAAATTGAATTAACTGATCCTGTGAAAGCTTACAAAGAAGCTGGGCATACGGTAGATATTATCAGTAATGAAGCAAAAAAAACCATCAATGGCAAAAATGGGGACGAAATACAAGCAGATAGAGGCATAGATGAAGTAAATGCAAACGATTATGATGCATTACTCGTACCTGGCGGGTTTTCTCCTGACTTACTACGTATTAATCCGAAGAATAGTGAGTTTGCGAAAACATTTTTCCAAGATAATAAACCCATATTTTCAATTTGCCATGGTCCACAGTTTCTCGTTAATACAGACCAACTAAAAGGTAGAGAGCTAACAAGCTTTGTTTCCGTAAGAAAAGACTTGGAAAATGCAGGAGCAACTGTAAAAGATGAAGAAGTAATCGTAGATGGAAACCTTGTAACAAGCAGAACACCTGATGATCTTCCTGCATTCAATCGCGAATCTCTAAAGCTTTTAGAAAAATAA
- a CDS encoding MarR family winged helix-turn-helix transcriptional regulator: MEKDEAIKLNNQLCFSIYSLSREINKLYRPFLEELNLTYTQYLVMLVLWEKESCAMKELGDSLFLDSGTLSPVLKRLTERALTYRKRDPDDERRVLISLTEEGKQLKETAAEIPGKLIKKSGLSKEEFSKTLFDFTNLLQQIQQANTE, from the coding sequence ATGGAGAAAGATGAAGCAATAAAATTAAACAACCAACTGTGTTTTTCTATCTATTCATTATCAAGAGAAATAAATAAATTGTATCGTCCTTTTTTGGAAGAACTCAATTTAACTTATACACAGTATCTTGTCATGCTTGTTTTGTGGGAAAAAGAATCCTGTGCAATGAAGGAGTTGGGAGACAGTCTTTTTCTCGATTCCGGAACACTTTCCCCAGTGCTCAAGCGCCTTACAGAAAGAGCGTTAACATACCGAAAGCGAGATCCTGATGATGAAAGGCGTGTATTAATTTCCTTAACTGAAGAAGGAAAACAATTAAAGGAAACGGCAGCGGAGATTCCCGGTAAGCTTATTAAAAAGAGTGGTCTCAGTAAAGAGGAATTTTCGAAGACCCTTTTCGACTTCACAAATTTATTACAGCAAATTCAGCAAGCGAATACAGAGTAG
- a CDS encoding organic hydroperoxide resistance protein, with the protein MNALYTASSTVRGGRNGRVISDDKIIDMPLVMPKSLGGAGGEGTNPEQLFSAGYAACFDSALNLASRKQRTKIGETEVKAQVSIGKDTDGGFALTVALDVKIPGVEQEVAEQLVESAHQICPYSKATRDNIAVDLKAKGVER; encoded by the coding sequence TTGAATGCTTTATATACTGCTTCATCCACTGTCCGAGGTGGACGTAATGGACGTGTGATTTCAGATGATAAGATAATTGATATGCCATTAGTAATGCCTAAATCACTTGGCGGTGCTGGGGGAGAAGGGACCAATCCGGAACAATTATTTTCTGCTGGGTATGCAGCCTGCTTTGACAGTGCGTTGAATCTGGCTTCCAGAAAGCAACGAACTAAAATTGGCGAAACAGAGGTGAAAGCGCAAGTATCAATAGGAAAAGATACCGATGGAGGTTTCGCTCTTACTGTTGCATTGGATGTTAAAATTCCAGGGGTTGAACAAGAAGTAGCTGAACAACTTGTTGAATCCGCCCATCAAATCTGTCCATACTCCAAAGCAACCAGGGATAATATTGCAGTCGACTTGAAGGCTAAAGGGGTGGAAAGATAA
- a CDS encoding NADP-dependent oxidoreductase, with protein sequence MTLKEKLKNSQILLAKRPKGMPTKENFTFKDSPVPQPEEGEVLVKTIYLSVDPYMRGRMDDAKSYVKPFELNEMICGGIIGEVVLSDSDQLSVGDKVVGTLGWQRYNVIQESKVRKIDETIAPLTAYLSVLGLTGLTAYFGLLDIGQPKEGETVVVSGAAGAVGMIVGQIAKIKGARVVGIAGSDEKTTYLKQELGFDETINYKTSPNMEQALEKACPNGIDIYFDNVGGPISDAAINLLNEFARIPLCGAISSYNRTDGDLGPRIQTKLIKSRGLIKGFIIGDYADRFSEGIRDLSSWLAEGKLKYEENIVEGFENVPEAFLGLFKGENLGKQLIKVDGE encoded by the coding sequence ATGACATTAAAAGAAAAATTGAAAAATAGTCAGATTTTATTGGCAAAGCGCCCAAAAGGGATGCCAACAAAAGAGAATTTTACATTTAAAGACAGTCCTGTACCACAACCGGAAGAAGGAGAGGTTCTTGTTAAAACAATCTATTTATCTGTTGATCCGTATATGAGGGGCAGGATGGATGATGCAAAATCGTATGTGAAACCTTTCGAATTAAATGAGATGATCTGTGGCGGAATTATTGGAGAGGTCGTTTTGTCTGATTCAGATCAGTTAAGCGTCGGTGATAAAGTAGTCGGGACGCTCGGATGGCAGCGATATAACGTTATTCAGGAATCCAAGGTACGTAAAATTGATGAAACAATCGCTCCTCTGACCGCATACCTGAGTGTCCTTGGCTTAACTGGCTTGACTGCTTATTTTGGTCTGCTTGATATTGGTCAGCCAAAAGAAGGGGAAACAGTTGTTGTATCCGGTGCAGCAGGAGCGGTTGGTATGATCGTTGGACAGATTGCCAAAATTAAAGGAGCTCGAGTTGTCGGAATTGCTGGTTCCGATGAAAAGACAACCTATTTAAAGCAGGAACTTGGCTTTGACGAAACGATTAACTATAAAACCTCTCCAAATATGGAACAGGCGCTTGAGAAAGCCTGTCCAAATGGAATAGATATATATTTTGACAATGTCGGCGGACCAATTTCTGACGCAGCGATAAATCTATTAAATGAATTTGCACGCATCCCTCTTTGCGGTGCGATTTCGTCTTATAACCGGACTGACGGTGATCTAGGTCCAAGAATTCAGACAAAACTCATTAAGAGCCGTGGATTGATCAAAGGCTTTATCATTGGTGACTATGCTGACCGTTTCAGTGAAGGTATCCGAGATCTTTCAAGCTGGTTAGCCGAGGGGAAACTGAAATATGAAGAAAATATTGTGGAAGGATTTGAGAACGTACCAGAAGCTTTTCTCGGGTTGTTTAAAGGTGAGAATCTTGGCAAGCAACTTATAAAAGTCGATGGGGAATAA
- a CDS encoding NADP-dependent oxidoreductase produces MKAVIIENYGGIDELKYTEIDEPNLKDNDVLIEIAATSVNPVDWKIREGYLKGMLDYNFPLTLGLDAAGTIKEVGKKVTKFRVGDKVFTRPDITRNGTYAEYVAVDENLVAKKPENLSFEEAASIPLVGLTSWQCLDDFADIKQDDKVLIHAGSGGVGSFAIQLAKSLGAWVATTCSTKNVEFVKSLGADKVIDYRNEDFTQVLADMDIVFDTLGGDIQTQSYDVLKEEGVLVSIASQPDQELAQTKKVKAGYVFLEPDGEQLAKIGEMTEQGKIRANVGTVMKLEEIQEAHRLSETHHAKGKIVLRVG; encoded by the coding sequence TTGAAAGCAGTTATTATTGAAAATTACGGCGGGATTGATGAGTTAAAGTATACGGAAATAGACGAACCAAATTTGAAAGACAATGATGTTTTGATTGAGATAGCAGCTACGTCCGTAAACCCTGTTGATTGGAAAATACGTGAGGGGTATCTGAAAGGAATGCTGGATTATAACTTTCCGCTTACTCTCGGTTTGGATGCCGCAGGAACAATAAAAGAGGTAGGAAAAAAAGTGACGAAATTCAGGGTCGGAGACAAGGTATTTACCCGGCCGGATATAACCCGTAATGGAACTTATGCGGAATATGTAGCTGTTGATGAAAACCTTGTTGCAAAAAAACCGGAAAATCTATCTTTTGAAGAAGCTGCATCAATTCCGCTTGTTGGATTAACATCGTGGCAATGTCTTGATGACTTTGCTGACATCAAACAAGATGACAAAGTGTTAATTCACGCTGGGTCAGGGGGAGTTGGAAGTTTTGCCATTCAACTCGCAAAATCCTTGGGTGCCTGGGTGGCAACGACTTGCAGCACGAAAAATGTTGAATTTGTAAAATCGCTGGGGGCAGACAAAGTTATTGATTACCGCAACGAAGATTTCACACAGGTTCTTGCCGATATGGACATTGTGTTTGATACGCTTGGCGGTGACATCCAGACGCAAAGTTATGATGTGTTAAAAGAAGAAGGTGTTCTGGTTTCTATTGCTAGTCAGCCTGATCAGGAATTAGCCCAAACGAAAAAGGTGAAAGCGGGGTATGTTTTCCTTGAACCTGATGGTGAACAGCTTGCCAAGATTGGGGAAATGACTGAACAAGGAAAGATCCGCGCAAATGTAGGGACAGTTATGAAACTTGAGGAGATTCAAGAAGCCCACCGATTAAGTGAAACACATCATGCCAAAGGAAAAATTGTCCTCCGTGTGGGGTAA